From the genome of Sphingobacterium sp. UGAL515B_05:
CAATACTATTCGTGTTATCATAATTATAAATCAGGCTATTTCAACAATTTCATTTTCCGACTTAAATTACTAAAAAAATCGAATTCAACTATTAATTTTCAATTATCATACCACAAAGCCAAAAATTCATGTCATCGTATCGCCACAGCTAGCTTTAAATAAGAGAAAAGTCTTCATTCCAGGATATTTTTAAAGCAATTTTGCGACATGAAACTGATTTTAGCAACAAGCCCAGTCTGGTTAAAAGTGATTTTGTCGATTTTATTTGGCGTTATATTAGGCTGCTTCTTAGGAGAGATTGTTTTCACCTTATTACAAGCCTAAGTTCTTCATCATGATTGACATCCTGTCATCTACCTAACGATCCGATGAATTTTATGCCTACAGATAATCCCGGATAATCCGCTATTGTAGCGCTTTTGAGTAGGCCAATAAGTTTCATTATCCTTGCCAAAAATCAAATTATTTTTGCTATATTGCTTATACCAATATAAATTTAAAGCGAGCTATGGAGACAAAAGCAGAGTATCAGATTTGGGACACTATTGTGAATAGCGCAAAAACTAAATTCGATTATAAGCATATTCGTGCTATGTTCAAAAAGGAAGATGACGAAATAACCGATAAGTTTCTATTCCATATTATTGCAGGATTTGCCTGTGGTGAAAATCATCAGACCATTTCGACCAATCTTTTCAATGAATTACAGAGCATCCATTTTGACTGTAATGAAGAGCAGATCGATAGGTTTATCGCCGATAAGCACGTAAAATTCAGTCCAGAGATCTACGCCACCTATCTCGCATTCTCTATGCTGGAAGATGGCGAAGATGTCGATACCATTACCGAGATCATCAATAATCTTTTGCAACTCGACAAATAATTATTCTGAAGTATCGTTTAATTTTGGCTAAAAACTTATATTCGTGAATTATTACACCTATAGTTATGCGCCAGTTTTTAACGCTATTTTTAATATTTTCTATTTATACAAATAGTATAGCCCAAACTTTTGATTTTGGTCAAGTTTCTATTTCGGATTTTTCACGAACAGATCTGGATAGTAACGCCAATGCTATCGTGCTCAATGAGTTTGGACGGAGTTCTGTTTTTGTTGATGATTACGATAATCGAATAAAACTTCAACATGAATACCATGTACTTATCCGGATCAATAACAAAGAAGGATTTAAAAAAGCTAATTTTGAAATTCCCTCGTATAAACGCGGAAGTTATATACGAGACTATTTTGACGAACTCAAGGCTGTTACCTATAACTTAGAAAATGGCAGGATCGAGAAAACGGAGCTTGAAAGTAAGAAAGTTTTCAGAGAAAATTATTCGGCCAATCTGGATCTAAATAAATTCACTCTTCCGAATATTAAAGAAGGATCTATTATAGAAGTGTCTTATCGGACGCTAGAGCAGGATTTATTTAACTTCAAGACATGGGAATTTCAGGATGATATTCCCAAAATACAAAGCCAATATGTTGCGATCATACCAGCTTCTTTCACCTACAATGTAGTCTTACGCGGCCCGTACAAGCTTACCGATCAAAAAGCAGAAGCATTGAGAGAATATATATTTCTGGATGGACTACGAATGGATTGTTCAAAATTGACCTATACAATGAAAAATATTCCAGCGTTTATTGAAGAGGACTACATGACTTCTCCCACTAATTTTAAATCTGCTATTTATTATGAGCTTGAATCCATCTTTTATCCAAGCACTGGTAGCAAGAAGACATTCAGCAAAACCTGGAAAGATGTAGACACAGACTTAATGAATGAAAAGGCTTTTGGTGGCCAATTAAAAAAAACAGACTTATTCAAAACCAGCTTAGCAGCAATTGTATCCCCTACTGACACCAAATTAGAAAAAGCAAAGAAGATCTATAACTATATCAACAAACAAATAAAATGGAATAAGTATTTAGGCAAATACGCAGAATCTGGCATTGAAAAAGCGTTGGAAAAACGGACCGGTAATATTGGCGACATCAATTTAGCGCTAGTAACCGCGCTATTAGCGGCAGATCTGGAGGCCTACCCTATTATTCTTTCAACACGACGGAATGGGACTCCCAATGCCTTATTTCCCGTATTATCTGACTTCGACTATGTCATCGCTTGCGTAGATGTAGATGGCGTAAAATATAAACTTGATGCCTCCAATTCATACTTACCTTTTGGGGAGCTGCCCTTACAATGTCTAAATGAACGGGGAAGAATTATTTACTCCAAAAAGAGCTCGGACTGGTTTCCCCTTACGGTAGAGGAATCTTCCGATGTGAACTACGTATTGGAAGGAGCTTTAGATGAACAAGCTAAAATTAAGGGAAAACTCACCATAAGTAGCAGGGGTAACAAAGCCTTTTTAAAACGCCAACATATCGCCAAATTCAATTCGCTGGAAGAATACTGGGAAAAACTGGACGAAGAAATGCCCAATGTAACTTTAACAAAATCAAGTATCCAAAACCTTGAAGAAATTGATCAAATATTGATAGAGGAGTTTGATGTTATCGTAGATGTTTCCAAACAGTTGGACCAAGACGTATTATTACTGGCACCCAATATTATTGACAGGATTTCCTACAATCCATTTAAAGCACAGGAAAGAACTTATCCCGTTGATATGGGGTTTAAATCCAAAACAATGTACGCCGTCAAATTGACCATCCCTGACCATTATGAAGTTGCCGAGAAGCCTCAGAATGCATCGTTAGCACTCCCGGAGTCAACTGCAAAATATAGATATGTAACGCAGGTCAATGGCAACCAACTTGAAATACTACAAAGCCTTGCGTTTAACAAACCCATCTTTTCCGTCGATGAATATTTTTCGCTCAAAGAATTGTATTCACGTATTATTCAACAACAAAAGCTAGACATAAAATTAATCGGTAAAAAATGAAAATCGTATTCATCAACTTACTATACTTCCTGCTTCCAATCCTCGCAATTGGACAAGATAACTACGACGTCGCCAATATTCCAAGTGCATTAAAGAGCAGAGCAGTAGCAACTGTACGCAATGATAAAACTGTGGTAGAAATGAAGTCTCCCGAACAGGTCATCACAACCATAACGTGTGCTATCACAGTTTACAATAAAAATGGGGACCGCTATGCTTCACTTCCGGTCTATTATAATAAATCTAGCGAAATCAAGAGCCTTAAGGGAGCCATCTATAACGAAATGGGGATATTACAAAAGAAAATTGCAACCAAAGATTTCAAAGATATAAGCGCTGTTGACAACAGTACGATGTTTGCCGATTCTCGGGTAAAATTATATGTTCCCGACTATCACAGCTATCCCTATACCGTCGAATACCAATACGAAGTTAGAAGTAAACAAAACTTGATCATTCCATCTTGGACTCCCGAAGTATCGAACAATGTATCTGTAGAGAAAAGCAGCTTTCAATTTATTGCACCAATTGGCACTGAATGCCGAATTGAAACAACGAACTATAAAGGAAGTATCAAGGAAGAGAAAAATGACAAGACTGAAAGTAAGACATGGAATACGGAACAGATCGCTGCAAAAAAGGATGAATCTTATAGCCCCAATCCTAACCTGAAAAGAATAAATGTACTCATCGTTCCCAAAAATTTTATTTATTATGGTAAGACTGGAAATTTCGGGGATTGGAAAGAATTTGGCCAATGGGTATCCAATAGCCTATTGAACAAAAAAGAAGATCTGACAGAAGCCTCTAAACAAAAGTTTATTGCATTAACAAAAGACGCAAGCTCAGATAAAGACAAAGCAAAAATTCTATACAATTATTTACAAAAAAACACACGTTACAT
Proteins encoded in this window:
- a CDS encoding transglutaminase domain-containing protein — protein: MRQFLTLFLIFSIYTNSIAQTFDFGQVSISDFSRTDLDSNANAIVLNEFGRSSVFVDDYDNRIKLQHEYHVLIRINNKEGFKKANFEIPSYKRGSYIRDYFDELKAVTYNLENGRIEKTELESKKVFRENYSANLDLNKFTLPNIKEGSIIEVSYRTLEQDLFNFKTWEFQDDIPKIQSQYVAIIPASFTYNVVLRGPYKLTDQKAEALREYIFLDGLRMDCSKLTYTMKNIPAFIEEDYMTSPTNFKSAIYYELESIFYPSTGSKKTFSKTWKDVDTDLMNEKAFGGQLKKTDLFKTSLAAIVSPTDTKLEKAKKIYNYINKQIKWNKYLGKYAESGIEKALEKRTGNIGDINLALVTALLAADLEAYPIILSTRRNGTPNALFPVLSDFDYVIACVDVDGVKYKLDASNSYLPFGELPLQCLNERGRIIYSKKSSDWFPLTVEESSDVNYVLEGALDEQAKIKGKLTISSRGNKAFLKRQHIAKFNSLEEYWEKLDEEMPNVTLTKSSIQNLEEIDQILIEEFDVIVDVSKQLDQDVLLLAPNIIDRISYNPFKAQERTYPVDMGFKSKTMYAVKLTIPDHYEVAEKPQNASLALPESTAKYRYVTQVNGNQLEILQSLAFNKPIFSVDEYFSLKELYSRIIQQQKLDIKLIGKK